One Dokdonia sp. Dokd-P16 genomic window carries:
- a CDS encoding adenosine deaminase, with the protein MNNTPLRTLVQGIPKTELHLHIEGSFEPELMFEIAKRNNITLAYDSIESLKKAYTFNNLQEFLDIYYTGAQVLLHEQDFYDLTWAYLTKVHSENVVHVEVFFDPQTHTDRGVPFKTVITGIYNALEKAKSEYGITYKLIMSYLRHLSEEAAFKTLEESQPYKAWIDGVGLDSSEQGNPPSKFKNVFEASAKEGYKLVAHAGEEGPADYIWEALDVLNVVRIDHGNRCLSDDALVERLVKEQIPLTLCPTSNVALKVIDKMEEHPVAKMLDKGILATIHSDDPAYFGGYMNENYYQTASALNLSKEHIMQLAINGFKASWLTEDEKNAHITKVKAYFASID; encoded by the coding sequence ATGAACAATACTCCCCTAAGAACCCTTGTACAAGGCATCCCAAAAACAGAACTCCACCTCCATATAGAAGGTAGTTTTGAGCCAGAATTGATGTTTGAAATCGCAAAGCGCAATAACATCACCCTTGCTTATGATTCTATTGAGTCACTTAAGAAGGCATATACATTTAATAACCTTCAAGAGTTTCTAGACATCTACTATACAGGTGCACAAGTGCTTTTACACGAGCAAGATTTTTATGATCTTACGTGGGCATATCTTACCAAGGTGCATAGTGAGAATGTGGTACATGTAGAGGTGTTCTTTGATCCACAAACACATACAGATCGCGGTGTTCCTTTTAAAACTGTAATCACCGGGATTTACAATGCGCTTGAGAAAGCAAAAAGTGAATACGGTATTACTTATAAACTCATCATGTCTTACTTAAGGCACTTAAGCGAGGAAGCTGCATTTAAAACACTAGAAGAATCACAACCATATAAAGCGTGGATAGATGGCGTAGGACTTGACTCTTCTGAGCAAGGTAATCCTCCTAGTAAATTTAAAAACGTATTTGAAGCCTCAGCAAAAGAAGGCTACAAACTAGTTGCACACGCTGGTGAAGAAGGCCCAGCAGATTATATCTGGGAAGCGCTTGACGTTCTAAATGTTGTACGTATAGATCACGGTAATCGCTGTCTAAGTGATGACGCACTTGTGGAACGTCTTGTAAAAGAACAAATCCCGTTAACGCTTTGCCCTACTAGTAATGTAGCGCTTAAAGTGATTGATAAGATGGAAGAACACCCAGTGGCAAAGATGCTAGATAAAGGGATTCTTGCGACGATACACTCTGATGATCCAGCATACTTTGGCGGATACATGAATGAGAATTATTACCAAACAGCAAGTGCCTTAAACTTATCTAAGGAGCACATCATGCAACTTGCCATCAATGGTTTTAAAGCAAGCTGGCTTACCGAAGATGAGAAAAACGCACACATCACAAAGGTGAAAGCATACTTTGCTTCCATCGATTAA
- a CDS encoding ribonuclease HII produces MLKLKYHTHLIECGTDEAGRGCLAGPVTAAAVMLPDNFINEILTDSKLLTEKKRELLKPIIEEEAIAYGFAHVMMSEIDDINILNASILGMHRSIESMIGTLSRKQKKPQHILVDGNRFKPFPKIDHTTVIKGDGKYLPIAAASIIAKTARDEYMNRIHEEFPMYNWKKNKGYPTKEHREAIRKYGITKYHRKSFKLLPEQYELDFTFKNNS; encoded by the coding sequence ATGCTTAAACTCAAATATCATACTCATCTCATAGAATGTGGCACGGACGAAGCTGGCCGTGGCTGCCTCGCAGGCCCTGTTACTGCTGCTGCCGTAATGCTTCCAGACAACTTCATTAACGAGATCCTTACAGATTCTAAACTTCTCACAGAGAAGAAACGTGAATTACTCAAACCTATTATAGAAGAAGAAGCAATTGCTTACGGTTTTGCTCATGTGATGATGAGTGAGATAGACGATATTAATATCCTTAATGCTTCTATATTAGGAATGCACCGCAGTATTGAAAGTATGATAGGTACGCTTTCGCGAAAGCAAAAAAAACCACAACACATTCTTGTAGATGGCAATCGGTTTAAACCTTTCCCTAAGATTGACCACACTACAGTTATAAAAGGCGACGGAAAATACTTGCCTATTGCTGCTGCGTCCATTATTGCAAAAACTGCTCGTGATGAATATATGAATCGCATACACGAAGAGTTCCCCATGTACAATTGGAAGAAAAACAAAGGATACCCAACCAAAGAACATCGAGAAGCAATACGTAAATATGGTATTACAAAGTATCATCGCAAGAGCTTTAAATTACTTCCGGAGCAATACGAACTTGATTTTACGTTTAAGAATAACAGCTAA
- a CDS encoding SLATT domain-containing protein, with protein sequence MDENQKKMLLDWMRKIHQLEYAHCYQSIFWSSFEKWIGIGAFIISTIVAFSYRFPEIDSTYIQSYLFPFALLIVAILTGLQTFLKPSEKAENHKRIGFNYEKLRHSIELILNTKMTNATRNREIEIIKNEWADLKSVYVSTRKFKKGKKVVDDLNKYPEELSFLNTASE encoded by the coding sequence ATGGATGAGAACCAAAAGAAAATGTTGTTAGATTGGATGAGAAAAATTCATCAATTAGAATATGCTCATTGTTATCAATCAATTTTTTGGTCCTCATTTGAAAAATGGATTGGTATTGGTGCTTTTATAATTTCAACAATCGTTGCATTTTCATATAGATTTCCAGAGATTGATTCTACTTATATTCAAAGCTATTTATTCCCATTTGCGCTTCTAATTGTTGCAATTTTAACCGGTCTTCAAACTTTTTTAAAACCAAGTGAAAAAGCCGAAAATCATAAACGTATAGGTTTTAATTATGAAAAATTGAGACATAGTATCGAATTGATATTAAATACAAAGATGACAAATGCAACTAGAAATCGAGAAATCGAAATTATTAAAAATGAGTGGGCTGACTTGAAATCAGTATATGTAAGTACTAGAAAATTTAAAAAAGGGAAGAAGGTAGTTGATGATTTAAATAAATACCCTGAAGAACTAAGCTTTTTAAATACAGCTTCAGAATGA
- a CDS encoding DUF6503 family protein: MKINFLNIIVCVLLLSCGDNRGTQQTKESKESVMTFENKGHELVYNMVQKVGDYRSLLDKKDVIYTYTYKTADGKVDVATEKYLFDGELSYGLYDQHERTIPQLEGAIEQGYDGNEYWLKHDGEIVTDQLLIDKVMFNRPTNLYWFAMMPKLLDPNIVYNYIGETVINEATYDIVKVSFNIPNKENTDVYKVYINQDTGLVDQFLFTVAAYNVIDTPYLMQLKYEAIDGLLIPTQRTYQKSNWDGVDYNGPSTEVTWTDISFNNGLTIKDFKK, from the coding sequence TTGAAAATAAATTTTTTAAATATTATAGTTTGTGTACTTCTATTATCATGCGGAGATAATAGAGGTACTCAACAAACTAAAGAGTCAAAAGAATCTGTAATGACTTTTGAAAATAAAGGTCATGAGTTGGTGTATAACATGGTTCAAAAAGTAGGTGACTACAGGAGCCTATTAGACAAGAAAGATGTCATCTACACATACACCTATAAAACCGCCGATGGTAAAGTAGATGTTGCTACAGAAAAATATTTATTTGATGGAGAGCTATCCTACGGTTTATATGATCAACATGAAAGGACAATACCCCAGCTAGAAGGAGCTATTGAGCAAGGATATGATGGGAATGAATATTGGTTAAAACATGACGGAGAGATTGTAACAGACCAACTTCTTATTGACAAGGTGATGTTTAATAGACCCACCAATTTATATTGGTTTGCAATGATGCCAAAATTGCTAGATCCTAATATAGTATACAATTATATAGGAGAGACTGTAATTAATGAAGCAACGTATGACATTGTCAAGGTCTCCTTTAATATACCCAACAAGGAGAATACAGATGTTTATAAAGTATATATAAATCAAGACACAGGTCTCGTAGATCAGTTTCTTTTTACAGTCGCAGCATACAATGTAATCGACACTCCTTATTTGATGCAACTTAAGTATGAAGCTATAGACGGACTATTAATTCCTACGCAAAGAACATATCAAAAATCAAATTGGGATGGTGTTGATTATAACGGACCTTCGACAGAAGTTACTTGGACTGATATTTCTTTTAATAATGGATTAACCATAAAAGATTTCAAAAAATAA
- a CDS encoding SDR family oxidoreductase, which produces MSISIENKVALVTGANRGIGKAIVESFLDHGAKKVYLAVRDTNSTKELEEKYGDKVVTLQADVSNTASIKTLAAHATDVDVVVNNAGIGTPQSIISDDVEEDFLNQLQVNAFGLVRVANAFAKTLESNKGALVQLNSIASIKNFSQLSTYSASKAASYSLTQGIRTELSPRGINVLSVHPGPVDTDMAAKAGFENGATTSEISEGIVSALKAGDFHLFPDDMAKQFEKEYENFSNNIVTSDF; this is translated from the coding sequence ATGAGTATTTCAATAGAAAATAAAGTAGCATTAGTCACTGGCGCAAATAGAGGTATTGGTAAAGCGATTGTGGAGTCATTTTTAGACCACGGAGCAAAGAAAGTATATCTAGCGGTACGTGATACAAACTCTACAAAAGAACTAGAAGAAAAGTATGGTGATAAAGTAGTCACTTTACAAGCAGATGTGTCAAACACAGCCTCTATAAAAACACTAGCAGCACACGCTACAGATGTAGATGTAGTAGTAAACAATGCAGGAATAGGGACACCACAGTCTATCATAAGTGATGATGTAGAAGAAGATTTTCTTAATCAGCTACAGGTAAATGCTTTTGGATTAGTGCGTGTTGCAAACGCTTTCGCGAAAACGTTAGAAAGCAACAAAGGAGCATTAGTACAATTAAACTCTATTGCTTCTATCAAGAACTTCTCTCAACTCTCTACGTATTCTGCATCAAAAGCTGCATCATATTCTTTAACACAAGGAATTCGCACAGAATTAAGTCCACGAGGAATTAATGTACTAAGTGTACACCCAGGCCCCGTAGATACAGATATGGCAGCAAAGGCAGGTTTTGAAAATGGAGCTACAACTTCTGAAATTTCTGAAGGAATTGTAAGCGCCTTAAAAGCTGGAGATTTCCACTTATTTCCAGATGATATGGCGAAGCAGTTTGAGAAAGAATACGAGAACTTTTCTAACAACATCGTAACTTCAGATTTTTAA
- a CDS encoding EthD family reductase produces MIKVSVMYPNSDSVKFDTDYYKNSHLPMIQESLGDALKGLELEVGIAGRAPGELAPYVAIAHLKFDSVASFQESFAPHQEKFAADVENYSNVQGELQISEIIAL; encoded by the coding sequence ATGATAAAAGTATCTGTAATGTACCCTAATAGTGATAGTGTTAAATTTGACACCGACTATTATAAAAATAGCCACTTACCTATGATTCAAGAATCACTAGGTGACGCATTAAAAGGATTAGAACTAGAAGTAGGAATTGCTGGAAGAGCGCCTGGAGAGCTTGCACCTTATGTAGCGATTGCTCATTTAAAATTTGATAGTGTTGCTTCTTTCCAAGAAAGCTTTGCGCCACACCAAGAGAAGTTTGCAGCAGATGTTGAAAACTACAGCAACGTGCAAGGAGAATTACAGATAAGTGAAATCATAGCTTTGTAA
- a CDS encoding toxin-antitoxin system YwqK family antitoxin codes for MRPLHTYFTIFLLLLSTHITTAQEKQVVEYFNTGEKKNAGLKNAAGFPTGEWIYYRKDGAIDTKLTFNGSDNPVGPFEMYYRNGQLQTKSSYASEGFYSMDGPYEDYYSNGQLRSKGVYKENQSIGNWMGYWENGQLKSKTTYSSEGVIISNTEYHSNGNLRLDATYTDKGDFTGNLNIYYEDGTLFTSQEFDELGNKKGVYTSFYKNGSIKEQGEYAGIDYFKKKGAWKSFYKDGTLQMMVTYDNKGNRLDIKRYDTNGDLIPEQE; via the coding sequence ATGCGACCTCTACACACTTATTTCACCATCTTCCTCCTACTCCTAAGCACCCACATCACCACTGCTCAAGAAAAACAAGTAGTTGAGTACTTCAACACGGGTGAGAAAAAAAATGCTGGTCTTAAAAACGCAGCTGGCTTTCCTACGGGTGAGTGGATTTATTATAGAAAGGATGGAGCGATAGATACTAAGCTCACTTTTAATGGTTCAGATAATCCAGTAGGCCCTTTTGAAATGTACTACCGCAATGGGCAGTTGCAAACTAAAAGTTCTTATGCGAGTGAGGGTTTCTATAGCATGGACGGCCCTTACGAGGATTATTACAGTAATGGCCAACTAAGATCTAAAGGAGTTTATAAGGAAAATCAAAGTATCGGCAATTGGATGGGGTATTGGGAAAATGGCCAACTCAAATCAAAAACCACCTATAGCAGCGAAGGTGTGATTATAAGTAATACAGAATATCACAGCAATGGCAACTTGAGACTAGATGCTACCTACACAGACAAAGGCGACTTTACCGGCAACCTCAACATTTATTATGAGGATGGAACGCTATTTACCTCTCAAGAATTTGACGAGCTAGGCAACAAAAAAGGCGTGTACACTTCTTTCTACAAGAACGGCAGTATCAAAGAGCAAGGTGAATATGCAGGCATCGATTACTTTAAGAAAAAAGGCGCCTGGAAATCTTTCTACAAAGATGGTACATTACAAATGATGGTTACCTACGACAATAAAGGCAACCGCCTAGACATAAAACGCTATGACACCAATGGGGATTTGATTCCTGAGCAGGAGTGA
- a CDS encoding TetR/AcrR family transcriptional regulator, producing MARKKNYDEREVVEKAMNLFWKNTYESTSMQMLEKEMGINKFSIYASFGNKHGLFLASLSFYKEKVGAIIKKFASGTNGVQDIKQFFIDSVTILDPDGSRNGCLLTNTYNEFAASEDAVIQEEMNAFMSSIKELFIEKLRMDGSKDEATIMREANFLLLAKHGLAAASRVNTTKEIEDYIEMTFKNI from the coding sequence GTGGCTAGAAAAAAGAATTATGATGAGCGTGAAGTAGTCGAGAAGGCTATGAATCTGTTCTGGAAAAATACCTACGAGTCTACCTCTATGCAAATGCTAGAGAAGGAAATGGGTATTAATAAATTCTCCATCTATGCGAGCTTTGGTAATAAGCACGGTCTGTTTTTGGCAAGCTTATCTTTTTACAAAGAGAAAGTGGGCGCTATCATTAAGAAGTTTGCTAGCGGTACAAATGGTGTTCAAGATATCAAGCAGTTTTTTATAGACTCTGTAACGATACTTGATCCAGACGGATCTCGCAATGGATGTTTGCTTACAAACACTTATAACGAATTTGCAGCAAGTGAAGACGCTGTGATTCAAGAAGAGATGAATGCCTTTATGAGTAGTATAAAGGAGCTTTTTATTGAAAAGCTGAGAATGGACGGTAGTAAAGATGAAGCGACAATCATGCGTGAAGCAAACTTCCTTTTACTAGCAAAACATGGCCTAGCTGCTGCCTCACGAGTAAACACAACAAAAGAGATTGAAGATTACATAGAGATGACGTTTAAAAACATCTAA
- a CDS encoding YqaE/Pmp3 family membrane protein, giving the protein MSIWRVLLAIFFPPLAVIGKGCGSVLIVFLLWLCGWVPGVIAALVILNNPKK; this is encoded by the coding sequence ATGAGTATTTGGCGCGTCTTACTTGCCATCTTTTTTCCACCACTAGCTGTAATAGGTAAAGGATGTGGGTCTGTATTAATAGTTTTCTTACTTTGGCTCTGTGGCTGGGTGCCCGGCGTAATCGCAGCACTCGTAATATTAAATAATCCAAAGAAATAG
- the lysS gene encoding lysine--tRNA ligase, giving the protein MQLSEQEQVRRQKLSRLREIGINPYPAAQYHVTHSSKQAIENYKEGEKVVMAGRLMRKKIQGSASFGEIQDGEGRIQLYFNRDEICPGEDKSHYNEVFKKLLDLGDFIGVEGTLFTTQVGEITVSLTGFTLLSKALKPLPLPKTDAEGNTYDEFIDPEMRYRQRYADLAVNPHVKEVFVKRTKLFNAMRNFFNDAGYFEVETPILQPIAGGAAARPFVTHHNSLDMPLYMRIANELYLKRLIVGGFEGVYEFSKNFRNEGMDRTHNPEFTAMEIYVAYKDYNWMMEFCEQLLEHCAIAVNGTTKATFGEHEVDFKAPYARVTMADSIKHFTGFDILDKTEDEIRAAAQGMGIEVDETMGKGKLIDEIFGEKCEGNYIQPTYITDYPKEMSPLCKEHRDNPELTERFELMVCGKEIANAYSELNDPIDQRERFEAQLELAKRGDDEATASIDYDFLRSLEYGMPPTSGMGIGMDRLIMFLTNNQSIQEVLFFPQMKPEKKALDLNENEKAIYDLLKKESPQELGALKTAAGLSNKGWDKGLKGLTKLGAAKVSKTDEGLFVTIAD; this is encoded by the coding sequence ATGCAACTGTCAGAACAAGAACAAGTACGCCGTCAAAAATTATCCCGCTTGCGCGAAATAGGAATCAATCCTTATCCAGCAGCACAATACCACGTTACTCATAGCTCTAAACAGGCAATCGAAAATTATAAAGAGGGTGAGAAGGTAGTAATGGCAGGTCGCTTGATGCGAAAGAAGATTCAAGGTTCTGCATCTTTTGGAGAGATTCAAGATGGTGAAGGTCGCATACAACTATACTTTAACCGTGACGAGATTTGCCCGGGAGAAGATAAGTCTCATTATAACGAGGTATTTAAAAAACTACTAGATCTTGGTGATTTTATTGGTGTAGAAGGAACGTTATTTACTACACAAGTTGGTGAGATTACGGTATCACTTACTGGCTTCACACTATTAAGTAAAGCTCTTAAACCATTACCACTACCTAAAACAGATGCAGAGGGTAATACCTATGATGAGTTTATTGATCCAGAAATGCGTTACCGCCAGCGTTATGCAGATCTTGCTGTAAACCCACATGTAAAAGAAGTATTTGTAAAACGCACCAAGCTTTTTAATGCGATGCGTAACTTCTTTAACGACGCAGGATATTTTGAAGTAGAGACTCCTATCCTACAACCTATTGCTGGAGGAGCTGCAGCACGACCATTTGTGACGCACCACAACTCACTAGACATGCCATTATACATGCGTATTGCAAATGAGCTGTACTTAAAGCGTCTTATTGTTGGCGGATTTGAAGGTGTGTATGAGTTCTCAAAGAACTTCCGTAATGAAGGGATGGACCGCACGCACAATCCAGAGTTTACCGCGATGGAAATCTATGTAGCTTATAAAGACTACAACTGGATGATGGAGTTTTGTGAGCAGTTACTAGAACACTGTGCGATTGCTGTAAATGGGACTACAAAGGCAACCTTTGGTGAGCACGAAGTAGATTTTAAAGCTCCGTATGCTAGAGTAACCATGGCAGATAGTATCAAACACTTCACAGGTTTTGATATTCTTGATAAAACAGAAGATGAGATACGCGCTGCCGCACAAGGCATGGGTATCGAGGTAGATGAGACTATGGGTAAAGGAAAACTCATAGATGAGATTTTTGGTGAGAAGTGTGAGGGTAACTACATACAGCCTACCTACATCACAGACTACCCTAAAGAGATGAGCCCGCTATGTAAGGAGCACCGTGATAACCCAGAACTTACAGAACGTTTTGAGTTGATGGTTTGTGGTAAAGAGATTGCAAATGCATACTCAGAGCTTAACGACCCTATCGACCAGCGTGAGCGTTTTGAGGCACAGCTAGAACTTGCAAAGCGTGGTGATGACGAGGCAACAGCTTCTATAGATTATGACTTCTTGCGTTCATTAGAGTACGGGATGCCTCCTACCTCAGGAATGGGAATTGGGATGGACCGTTTGATTATGTTCTTGACTAATAACCAGTCTATACAAGAAGTACTGTTCTTCCCACAGATGAAACCAGAAAAGAAGGCACTTGATCTTAACGAGAACGAAAAAGCAATTTACGACCTCCTTAAAAAGGAAAGCCCACAAGAACTTGGCGCACTTAAAACTGCAGCAGGTTTAAGTAACAAAGGATGGGACAAAGGCCTTAAAGGTCTTACCAAACTAGGCGCTGCCAAAGTTTCTAAAACAGACGAAGGTTTGTTTGTAACCATTGCAGACTAA
- the lipB gene encoding lipoyl(octanoyl) transferase LipB, with protein MNKNIILQDLGNRDYKETWDYQETLFKKTVEMKIANRRQNAGLVTPNHFLFVEHPHVFTLGKSGDLSNLLVSEKELAEKKATFYKINRGGDITYHGPGQIVGYPILDLDSFFRDIHKYLRLLEEMVILTLAEYGLKSERSPGETGVWFDVGTPFARKICAMGVRASRWVTMHGFALNVNADLGYFDLMIPCGIKDKAVTSLNVELGKTRVDEAEVKEKLLKHFTALFEAKFITPEGGAEYI; from the coding sequence GTGAATAAAAATATCATTTTACAGGACCTCGGAAATCGAGATTATAAAGAAACTTGGGACTACCAAGAGACGCTTTTTAAGAAAACGGTGGAGATGAAAATTGCCAACCGTAGACAAAATGCTGGACTGGTAACTCCTAACCATTTCTTGTTTGTAGAGCATCCTCATGTGTTTACTTTAGGCAAGAGTGGTGATCTTTCTAATTTGCTTGTCAGCGAAAAAGAGCTTGCCGAGAAAAAAGCTACTTTTTATAAGATTAACCGCGGTGGTGATATCACGTATCACGGCCCTGGGCAGATAGTAGGATATCCTATTCTTGATCTTGATAGCTTTTTTAGAGACATTCACAAATACTTGAGACTACTAGAAGAGATGGTGATTCTCACCCTAGCCGAATACGGACTAAAATCCGAACGTTCTCCAGGAGAAACGGGTGTTTGGTTTGATGTAGGAACGCCATTTGCACGTAAGATTTGTGCTATGGGTGTGCGTGCTAGCCGCTGGGTAACCATGCACGGATTTGCATTAAACGTAAATGCAGATTTAGGCTACTTTGATCTGATGATTCCTTGTGGGATAAAAGACAAAGCAGTGACGTCTCTCAATGTAGAGCTAGGCAAAACAAGGGTAGACGAAGCCGAAGTGAAAGAGAAATTACTCAAACACTTCACAGCGCTCTTTGAAGCCAAATTCATTACCCCAGAAGGGGGCGCCGAGTATATATAA
- a CDS encoding putative porin codes for MLFAQISRIPTKGSSTGIIQQNDNNDPLNAREVSSTNIKKFERPPVEDYKIISIARDTTHVDTTLNIKKDYKFNYLRKDRYGLLPFANTGQTNNTLIYNFNNRRTTPGYIAQARHFAYMEVEDINYYHLPTPLTELFYRSAFEQGQQLDAFFTLNIHPRLNMSIAYKGVRSLGKYQNALTSSGNFRFAGSYRTKNDRYHIKAHWVAQDLLNQENGGLTEQGIEQFNSGEGDFSDRSRLPVNFEDAENILDGTRIYVNHHYNLVQKKDSLKDYSLRVGHIFNSENKFYTYRQDAANAIFGDAFSQTSFSDRTDHEETYNEINAVYEDKKLGQLKFQANALYYDYGYNAVLIQDADGDGVSERVPNRLQGTNIAVGGAYKNRIGGFDIEGEAQVNVVGDFDGYNIYGEAGYSIADDKRFSVSILSNARQASFNHLLFQSNYLNYNWSNQDNYATVKTNTLAAQLDAKSLVNLEASASTIKDYAYFGLGEDGLVASRQSGEAVNHLKISANRDIKFGKFNLDLTATYQNVTGAEGVLNVPDVVGRGSFYFTDRLFKKALFLQTGITANYFTKYNLNGYDPTLAEFYVQSTEELGNFPLLDFFINMKVRQTRIFIKAEHFNSSFTGSDFYSAPGYPYRDFNIRFGIVWNFFL; via the coding sequence ATGCTTTTTGCACAAATTTCTCGGATCCCTACTAAGGGGTCATCTACAGGCATTATACAGCAAAACGATAATAATGATCCTCTTAATGCCAGAGAGGTTTCTTCTACTAATATCAAGAAGTTCGAAAGACCACCCGTTGAGGATTACAAAATCATATCAATTGCTAGAGATACTACGCATGTAGATACTACGCTTAACATAAAGAAGGACTACAAATTTAATTACCTGCGTAAAGATAGATATGGCTTATTGCCATTTGCAAACACTGGGCAAACTAATAATACCCTCATTTATAACTTTAATAATAGACGCACTACACCAGGATATATAGCGCAGGCTAGACATTTTGCATACATGGAGGTAGAAGATATTAATTACTACCACCTGCCTACACCGCTTACAGAATTGTTTTATAGAAGTGCCTTTGAGCAAGGGCAGCAGCTAGATGCATTCTTTACTTTAAATATTCATCCACGACTTAACATGTCTATTGCATATAAAGGAGTGCGTAGTTTAGGTAAATATCAAAACGCCTTAACGAGTTCTGGTAACTTTAGATTTGCAGGAAGCTATCGTACTAAAAATGATAGGTATCATATAAAAGCGCACTGGGTTGCACAAGATTTATTAAATCAAGAAAACGGCGGACTTACAGAGCAAGGTATAGAGCAGTTTAATAGTGGTGAAGGTGACTTTAGTGATAGATCAAGATTACCTGTAAACTTTGAGGATGCAGAAAACATACTTGATGGCACACGTATATATGTGAATCATCATTATAACCTTGTCCAGAAAAAAGATAGCCTCAAGGATTATAGTCTTAGGGTAGGGCATATTTTTAATAGTGAGAATAAGTTCTATACCTATAGACAAGATGCGGCAAATGCAATTTTTGGTGATGCGTTTAGTCAAACCAGTTTTTCAGATAGAACAGATCATGAAGAAACCTATAATGAAATCAATGCTGTTTATGAAGATAAAAAGCTAGGGCAACTCAAGTTTCAAGCAAACGCTTTGTACTATGATTACGGGTATAACGCAGTGCTTATTCAAGATGCAGATGGGGATGGTGTTTCTGAGCGTGTGCCTAATAGATTACAGGGAACAAACATTGCTGTAGGTGGAGCCTACAAAAATAGGATTGGAGGATTTGATATAGAAGGAGAGGCACAGGTAAATGTGGTGGGTGATTTTGATGGGTACAATATATATGGAGAAGCGGGATATTCGATAGCAGATGATAAGCGATTCTCTGTGAGTATTCTCAGTAATGCAAGACAAGCTAGTTTTAATCACTTACTGTTTCAGAGTAATTATTTAAACTATAACTGGTCTAATCAAGACAACTATGCTACGGTAAAAACAAATACGCTAGCAGCGCAACTAGACGCAAAGAGTCTCGTAAATCTTGAGGCGTCTGCATCTACTATAAAGGACTACGCATATTTTGGACTTGGAGAAGACGGGCTTGTAGCCTCTCGTCAATCTGGAGAAGCGGTAAATCATCTAAAGATAAGTGCAAATAGAGATATCAAGTTTGGTAAGTTTAACCTCGATCTTACGGCCACCTATCAAAATGTAACAGGGGCAGAGGGTGTGCTCAATGTTCCAGATGTAGTAGGGAGAGGTAGTTTTTACTTTACAGACCGTCTCTTTAAGAAAGCATTGTTTCTTCAGACAGGTATTACAGCAAACTACTTTACTAAGTATAATCTCAATGGCTATGATCCTACCTTAGCCGAGTTTTATGTGCAAAGCACAGAAGAGCTAGGTAACTTTCCATTATTGGACTTCTTTATTAATATGAAAGTCCGCCAAACAAGAATCTTTATAAAAGCAGAGCATTTCAATAGTAGTTTTACAGGAAGCGACTTTTATAGTGCCCCTGGATATCCATATAGAGACTTTAATATACGTTTTGGTATCGTATGGAACTTCTTCTTATAG
- a CDS encoding carboxymuconolactone decarboxylase family protein: MTSLNIHNIESAPQESKALLEKSQKAYGMIPGLHGVLAESPQLLDAYQQLHELFTNSSFNADELTVVWQTINVEHACHYCVPAHTGIAKMMKVDDAIIEALRNETPLEDAKLEALRTFTLSLTRNRGNVSQEDLTAFYAAGYGERQVLDIILGLSQKVISNYTNHIANTPVDAAFEKFAWEKK; the protein is encoded by the coding sequence ATGACTTCATTAAACATTCACAACATAGAAAGCGCACCACAAGAAAGTAAAGCACTTTTAGAAAAATCACAAAAAGCTTACGGGATGATTCCTGGTTTACATGGCGTACTTGCTGAGTCTCCACAATTACTAGATGCATACCAACAACTACATGAGTTATTTACAAACTCTTCATTTAACGCAGATGAGTTAACGGTAGTATGGCAAACAATTAACGTAGAGCATGCATGTCACTACTGCGTACCAGCACACACAGGTATCGCAAAAATGATGAAAGTAGATGACGCAATCATCGAGGCTTTACGTAACGAGACTCCACTAGAAGATGCAAAACTAGAAGCACTACGTACATTCACTTTATCACTTACACGTAACCGTGGTAACGTTTCTCAAGAAGATCTTACTGCATTTTATGCAGCTGGATATGGAGAAAGACAAGTGCTAGATATCATCTTAGGATTATCTCAAAAAGTAATAAGTAACTACACAAATCACATCGCAAACACACCTGTAGATGCTGCATTTGAGAAGTTTGCTTGGGAAAAAAAATAA